The following are encoded together in the Adhaeribacter arboris genome:
- a CDS encoding alpha/beta hydrolase, whose translation MKQSLQKLTLLVFLAFIFVISASYAQNKAVPLKAPLVTITGTQQLKLTSKIVSGQEYTLQVNLPSHYSDTTKRFPVVYLLDSQWDFPLVSGIYGGQYYDGFMPEVILVGITWGGENPNYGQLRGRDFTPTNLGQGTQYGNAANFLLFIKNELTPFIEANYRVTKNNRTLIGSSLGGLFTLYALFNATDFFQNYILTSPATPWDNDAIYKIENEYWNKNKSLPVRLYMAVGEMEDVAVFNKWLNTVKGRNYFGLNLQTKLLENIGHSGTKPIGYTQGLQWAFKKIPVSLTTTQLKPYVGTYLLGKEPLKVIIENNALVAIDARKEKTVLGAETEKDFFVPGRFLLLHFQKDKANKVSGFQLEQFDGITFVKKTD comes from the coding sequence AGTTATGCGCAAAATAAAGCTGTTCCTTTAAAGGCGCCCTTGGTTACAATAACGGGAACGCAACAGCTAAAATTAACTTCAAAAATAGTTTCGGGGCAGGAATATACCTTGCAAGTAAACCTGCCGAGTCACTACAGCGACACCACCAAGCGGTTTCCCGTTGTTTACTTGTTAGATAGTCAATGGGATTTTCCGTTAGTAAGTGGTATATATGGCGGACAGTATTACGATGGGTTTATGCCGGAAGTAATCCTTGTAGGAATAACCTGGGGCGGGGAAAACCCTAACTATGGGCAGCTAAGAGGCCGGGATTTTACGCCTACCAACCTGGGCCAGGGAACGCAATATGGGAATGCGGCCAATTTCCTTCTGTTTATAAAAAATGAGCTTACCCCTTTTATAGAAGCTAATTACCGGGTTACCAAAAATAACCGGACTTTAATCGGCAGTTCTTTAGGCGGTTTGTTTACTTTATACGCGCTCTTTAACGCTACAGATTTTTTTCAGAATTATATTTTAACCAGCCCTGCTACCCCCTGGGACAATGACGCTATTTATAAAATAGAAAATGAATATTGGAATAAAAATAAGTCCTTACCCGTGCGGCTTTATATGGCAGTAGGAGAAATGGAAGATGTAGCAGTTTTTAATAAATGGCTGAACACCGTAAAGGGAAGAAATTATTTCGGTTTAAACCTGCAAACAAAATTACTCGAGAATATTGGCCATTCTGGTACCAAACCCATAGGGTACACGCAGGGTTTACAGTGGGCCTTTAAAAAAATACCGGTTTCTTTAACGACTACTCAGTTAAAACCTTATGTCGGCACTTATCTCCTTGGGAAAGAACCTTTAAAAGTAATTATTGAAAATAATGCTTTAGTGGCCATTGATGCCAGAAAGGAGAAAACGGTTCTAGGTGCGGAAACAGAAAAAGATTTCTTTGTTCCGGGTAGGTTTTTGCTACTTCATTTCCAAAAAGATAAAGCAAATAAGGTTTCCGGTTTCCAATTAGAACAATTTGATGGGATAACCTTTGTCAAGAAAACAGATTGA
- a CDS encoding ABC transporter permease, with translation MLRNYLKIAVRNLLRHKGFSFINIAGLTLGLTACLLIGLFVHDEKQFDKFLPGGDQIYRIYIERTSHEGTENSAGTPPMFTTTLQQEYPEVAETLRILRIPSKDLFEAGDKKLYEEGGIAPDSTFFDFFPLAFTHGSPVKALQDPNSIVLSQKMAERYFGPENPVGKIILFNKALFTVKGVFKENPKFHLSLNFVVPLASQQIPKERMASWGWQQFYSYVKLKKEVNSRAVEAKFQKLIKEKVHPLLKDGGMTYLPFLQPLHQVHLYSADFKFDLLVIKGNSTYVNALSLVALFILLIACFNFVNLATAKSLQRAKEVGVRKAIGASRQQLMGQFISETMLLTFISIFISGVLTSLALPWLNSFTGKQITFNLLTQPMFLLLLLALNGVVGILAGFYPALVLSGFKPVKVLKGTVVPDSLPGQIPWLRHGLVVVQFSLSVLLIISALIVINQVDYLHQKDLGFNKEEIMFFPMRGDNMSQNHEAFKNELLQTPGVSSVSIGYGFPGDMFAGDEIIVPRNGEQKAQSVTQLMVDHDYIKTLGLQVVAGRDFSKSIKTDADAAYIINETAVTSLGFETPQKALGQPLWWKTWANQDSLKKGKIIGVVKDFHYKSLYDKIEPAVLQIYPDAYWKVAVKVKTAGLENTLAQVKNAWSKFSPEYPLEYNFLDENFNQMYQADDKLKSLLSLFTLVTIFVACLGLFGLAAYAAERRRKEIGIRKVLGASMNQIAFLLSKDFIKLVGIALLIASPIAWYCMDKWLQDFAYRITLSWEVFVAAGLLAILIALLTVSFQAIKAAAVNPVDSLRSE, from the coding sequence ATGCTGCGCAACTATCTCAAAATTGCCGTCCGAAACCTGCTTCGGCACAAAGGTTTTTCTTTTATAAATATTGCCGGCCTCACTCTGGGGCTCACGGCTTGTTTGTTAATTGGTTTATTTGTGCACGATGAAAAACAATTTGATAAATTCCTGCCGGGAGGAGACCAAATTTACCGGATCTATATAGAGCGTACCAGCCACGAGGGCACCGAAAATAGCGCCGGTACGCCGCCTATGTTTACCACTACCTTACAACAGGAGTACCCCGAAGTAGCGGAAACCCTCCGCATCCTGCGCATACCGTCTAAAGACCTTTTCGAAGCGGGCGATAAAAAATTGTACGAGGAAGGCGGCATTGCGCCCGATTCCACTTTTTTCGATTTTTTCCCGCTAGCCTTTACGCATGGCTCGCCGGTGAAAGCGCTGCAGGATCCAAATTCCATTGTTCTTTCCCAGAAAATGGCCGAAAGGTATTTTGGCCCGGAAAACCCGGTTGGTAAAATTATTTTATTTAACAAGGCCCTTTTTACGGTAAAAGGAGTATTTAAAGAAAACCCAAAATTCCACTTATCCCTGAATTTTGTGGTTCCGCTGGCTTCCCAGCAAATTCCGAAAGAACGCATGGCCAGTTGGGGTTGGCAACAATTTTACAGTTATGTAAAACTTAAAAAAGAAGTAAATTCTAGGGCCGTAGAAGCTAAATTTCAAAAGCTGATTAAAGAAAAAGTACATCCGCTTTTAAAAGACGGCGGTATGACCTACCTGCCCTTCTTGCAGCCTTTACATCAAGTACATTTATATTCTGCCGACTTTAAGTTTGACCTCTTAGTGATTAAAGGCAACAGCACGTATGTAAACGCCTTAAGCCTGGTAGCGCTTTTTATTTTACTCATTGCCTGTTTTAATTTTGTCAATCTGGCTACGGCTAAGTCCTTGCAGCGGGCCAAAGAAGTAGGCGTTCGGAAAGCCATTGGGGCCAGTCGCCAGCAGCTGATGGGGCAGTTTATTAGTGAAACCATGCTGCTTACATTTATCAGTATTTTTATTTCCGGGGTGCTTACTTCTTTGGCGTTACCCTGGCTAAACAGCTTTACCGGCAAGCAAATTACTTTTAATCTCCTGACCCAACCAATGTTCCTGCTGTTGTTGCTCGCGCTTAACGGAGTAGTAGGTATTCTAGCCGGTTTTTACCCCGCCTTGGTTTTATCGGGTTTTAAACCGGTAAAGGTGCTGAAAGGAACCGTAGTACCGGATAGCTTACCCGGACAAATTCCCTGGCTGCGGCACGGCCTGGTGGTGGTTCAATTTTCCTTATCGGTTTTATTAATTATTAGCGCCCTGATCGTTATCAATCAGGTAGATTACCTCCACCAGAAAGACTTAGGGTTTAACAAAGAAGAGATTATGTTTTTCCCGATGCGCGGGGATAACATGAGCCAGAACCACGAAGCTTTTAAAAATGAACTGCTGCAAACTCCGGGAGTTTCTTCGGTTTCCATTGGCTATGGGTTTCCGGGGGATATGTTTGCCGGCGACGAAATAATTGTACCCCGGAATGGGGAACAAAAAGCCCAATCGGTTACCCAATTAATGGTCGACCATGATTACATTAAAACCTTGGGGCTGCAGGTAGTAGCCGGAAGAGATTTTTCGAAAAGCATAAAAACCGATGCCGATGCGGCTTATATTATTAACGAAACGGCCGTTACTTCTTTAGGCTTTGAAACCCCGCAAAAAGCGCTTGGTCAACCTTTATGGTGGAAGACCTGGGCCAACCAAGACTCGCTCAAAAAAGGAAAAATTATTGGGGTAGTAAAAGACTTTCATTATAAAAGTTTATACGATAAAATAGAACCGGCCGTGCTGCAAATTTACCCGGATGCTTATTGGAAAGTAGCCGTGAAAGTAAAAACCGCTGGCCTCGAAAATACACTCGCTCAGGTAAAAAATGCCTGGAGCAAGTTCTCCCCCGAATATCCCCTGGAATACAATTTCTTGGACGAAAATTTTAACCAAATGTACCAGGCCGATGATAAATTAAAATCGCTGCTTTCCCTATTTACCCTCGTCACCATTTTTGTGGCCTGCCTGGGCTTGTTTGGTTTAGCCGCTTATGCCGCCGAACGCCGCCGGAAAGAAATTGGTATCCGGAAGGTATTAGGCGCCAGTATGAATCAGATTGCGTTTCTTTTATCGAAAGATTTTATAAAATTAGTAGGCATTGCGCTGCTTATCGCTTCGCCGATTGCCTGGTATTGCATGGATAAGTGGTTGCAGGATTTTGCCTACCGCATTACGTTAAGTTGGGAAGTATTTGTGGCGGCTGGTTTGCTGGCCATTTTAATTGCCTTACTAACCGTCAGTTTTCAAGCTATAAAAGCCGCTGCGGTAAACCCGGTAGATTCGCTGCGCAGCGAGTAA
- a CDS encoding head GIN domain-containing protein — MKKAFLSFAGFMFLFTLTTLAASPTKQLNKHFSLLDDQTRPVDSFSGVASAVPFNVFVTIGPKESLRLEGDSDLIDKIETPVKNGVLQIKMQKGSERWFGSSKKVTIYITAPNLNKLSVSGAGNVEVKGTVKGDRVTTDVSGSGHLSAAVASSSLSSSISGSGGMELQGKADEAHIDISGSGKFEGEDLNTKTAKISVSGSGIASIQAEETLNATLSGSGKVTYSGNAKVNVVKSGSGSVSKI; from the coding sequence ATGAAAAAAGCATTTTTATCTTTTGCCGGCTTTATGTTTCTGTTTACTCTAACAACTTTAGCCGCAAGTCCAACCAAACAACTTAATAAGCATTTCAGCCTGTTAGACGACCAAACCCGCCCAGTAGATTCTTTTTCGGGCGTGGCTTCGGCAGTTCCCTTTAACGTGTTTGTTACCATTGGCCCTAAGGAGAGCCTGCGCTTAGAAGGCGACAGCGACCTTATTGATAAAATTGAAACGCCCGTAAAAAACGGCGTTTTACAGATTAAAATGCAGAAAGGAAGCGAACGATGGTTCGGGAGTTCTAAAAAAGTAACTATTTACATTACAGCTCCTAACCTGAACAAATTATCGGTAAGTGGAGCTGGCAATGTGGAGGTGAAAGGAACCGTAAAAGGAGACCGGGTTACGACCGATGTAAGTGGTTCGGGTCATCTTTCCGCCGCGGTGGCTTCCTCCAGTTTATCGTCTTCCATAAGCGGGTCCGGCGGAATGGAATTACAAGGAAAGGCCGATGAAGCGCACATAGATATAAGTGGCTCCGGTAAGTTTGAAGGAGAAGATTTAAATACCAAAACCGCTAAAATTTCCGTGAGTGGCTCGGGTATAGCATCTATTCAAGCCGAAGAAACGTTAAATGCTACCTTAAGTGGTTCCGGAAAAGTTACTTATTCTGGCAACGCCAAAGTAAACGTGGTTAAAAGCGGCTCCGGCTCGGTTAGTAAAATTTAA
- a CDS encoding ABC transporter permease → MFQNYLKIALRNLWRNKAFSAINIFGLAIGIATCLVIMLFVADELSYDRFNTKADRMVRIIFKVTLNGETLETPTAAAPTGETLRRDYPEVEEATRVRVNSAPIISYQNNTFKEDKFAYADANFFQVFTLPLIQGDAKTALREPNTVVITRATAQKYFGNENPMGKILLFKNEKTSYKVTGVIDKIPANSHFHFNMIASMAGLEEAKQTTWMSNNFNTYLVLRPGYDYKQLEAKFPQVIEKYMGPEVQKAMGMSLQQFREKGDDVGLFLQPITDIHLRSDLTNDLEPGGDIRYVYIFGAIAVFMLLIAAINFMNLSTAGASKRAREVGIRKVLGSVKKELVQQFLLESILLSAIALIVALLLVYLALPVFNDLAGKELSLGFTVNFWLLPGLLLFGLLVGILAGSYPAFFLSSFQPVKVLKGALTAGKESLSLRSGLVVFQFFISVALMIGTTVVYQQLNYIQNKKVGYEKDQVVVVHDTYVLGKQEEVFRQQLLQDPRVVNASVSGFVPVGPSNSENSVVLPENNAAQSVSTRQYFVDYNYIPTLGMQLVTGRNFSKDFASDSTGMVINEAAARAFGWGKNILNRKVFRFVSNEGDKKEYHVIGVVKDFHFESLHERITPLLMIINNNSGSIIVKAKTKDIAGLLTSMKQQWSTFTADAPFAYTFMDERFAETYRAEQKIGRILTIFSGLTIFVACLGLFGLATFTAEQRTKEIGIRKVLGASLTSIVSLLSKDFLKLVLIANVLAWPIAWWAMHKWLQDFEYRTTIGWWVFALAGVGALLIALITISFQAIRAAIANPVKSLRSE, encoded by the coding sequence ATGTTTCAAAATTATCTCAAAATCGCTCTGCGCAACTTGTGGCGCAACAAAGCTTTCTCAGCCATTAATATTTTTGGATTGGCCATCGGCATTGCTACCTGTCTGGTGATTATGTTGTTCGTGGCCGATGAACTTAGCTACGACCGGTTTAATACCAAAGCCGACCGCATGGTGCGGATTATTTTTAAAGTTACCCTGAACGGGGAAACCCTGGAAACGCCTACGGCCGCGGCCCCCACCGGCGAAACGCTCCGGCGCGATTACCCCGAAGTAGAAGAAGCCACTCGGGTACGGGTAAATAGCGCGCCCATTATTTCGTACCAAAACAATACCTTCAAGGAAGATAAGTTTGCCTACGCCGATGCGAATTTTTTTCAGGTGTTTACTTTGCCACTCATCCAAGGCGATGCTAAAACCGCTTTGCGGGAACCCAATACCGTGGTGATTACCCGGGCTACGGCGCAAAAGTATTTCGGCAACGAAAACCCAATGGGCAAAATCCTGCTGTTTAAAAACGAAAAAACCAGCTACAAAGTAACCGGCGTCATCGATAAAATACCCGCCAACTCGCATTTTCATTTTAATATGATTGCCTCTATGGCCGGTTTAGAAGAAGCCAAACAAACCACCTGGATGAGCAATAATTTTAACACGTATTTGGTTTTGCGCCCTGGTTACGACTATAAACAACTGGAAGCCAAGTTTCCGCAGGTGATTGAAAAATACATGGGCCCCGAAGTGCAAAAAGCCATGGGCATGAGCCTGCAGCAGTTCCGGGAAAAAGGCGACGACGTGGGTTTGTTTCTGCAACCCATCACCGATATTCATTTGCGGTCGGATTTAACCAACGACTTGGAGCCGGGCGGTGATATCCGGTACGTGTATATTTTTGGCGCGATTGCGGTATTTATGTTGCTCATTGCGGCCATTAATTTCATGAACTTATCTACGGCGGGCGCTTCCAAGCGGGCCCGCGAAGTAGGCATCCGCAAAGTGTTGGGCTCGGTGAAGAAAGAATTAGTGCAGCAATTCCTGCTCGAATCTATTTTGCTGAGCGCCATTGCTTTAATCGTAGCCTTACTATTGGTGTATCTGGCCTTGCCGGTTTTCAACGATTTAGCGGGCAAAGAACTAAGCCTGGGTTTTACGGTTAATTTCTGGTTGTTACCCGGCTTGCTCTTGTTCGGACTACTCGTGGGCATATTGGCGGGCAGCTACCCGGCTTTTTTCCTGTCGTCCTTTCAGCCGGTAAAAGTTTTAAAAGGCGCTCTTACCGCCGGTAAAGAAAGTTTAAGCTTACGCAGCGGCTTGGTGGTGTTTCAGTTCTTTATTTCGGTGGCTTTAATGATTGGTACCACGGTCGTTTATCAACAACTCAATTACATCCAGAACAAGAAAGTAGGTTACGAAAAAGACCAGGTAGTGGTAGTACACGATACGTACGTGCTGGGCAAACAAGAAGAAGTATTCCGGCAGCAGCTCTTGCAAGACCCGCGGGTAGTAAATGCCAGCGTTTCGGGGTTTGTGCCCGTTGGCCCTTCTAATTCCGAAAACTCGGTGGTATTGCCCGAAAACAACGCCGCTCAAAGCGTGAGCACCCGGCAATACTTCGTGGATTACAATTACATTCCTACGCTGGGCATGCAGCTGGTTACCGGCCGTAATTTCTCAAAAGATTTTGCTTCGGATTCTACCGGCATGGTCATTAACGAGGCGGCGGCCCGGGCCTTTGGTTGGGGAAAAAACATCCTGAACCGCAAAGTTTTCCGGTTTGTTAGTAACGAGGGCGATAAAAAAGAATACCACGTAATCGGCGTCGTCAAAGATTTTCATTTTGAATCGCTGCACGAACGCATTACGCCCCTGCTCATGATTATTAACAATAACTCCGGTTCTATTATCGTGAAAGCCAAAACCAAAGATATTGCCGGCCTGCTTACCTCTATGAAACAGCAGTGGAGCACTTTTACCGCCGACGCGCCTTTTGCTTATACGTTCATGGACGAGCGTTTTGCCGAAACCTACCGGGCCGAGCAAAAAATCGGCCGCATCTTAACTATATTTTCGGGCCTTACCATTTTTGTGGCTTGTTTAGGTTTATTTGGCTTAGCTACGTTTACCGCCGAGCAGCGCACCAAAGAAATTGGCATCCGCAAAGTATTAGGCGCCTCACTCACCAGTATCGTTTCCCTGCTTTCCAAAGATTTCTTAAAATTAGTATTAATTGCCAATGTTCTGGCTTGGCCGATTGCCTGGTGGGCGATGCATAAGTGGTTACAGGATTTTGAGTACCGCACGACTATTGGCTGGTGGGTATTTGCTTTAGCCGGCGTGGGAGCCTTACTGATTGCTTTAATAACTATCAGTTTCCAAGCCATAAGAGCGGCCATCGCTAACCCGGTAAAGAGTTTGCGGAGTGAGTGA
- a CDS encoding ABC transporter permease, whose amino-acid sequence MFKNYFKTAWRHIVRNKGYSALNILGLGTGMAVALLIGLWVHYEYSYDKFLPDYERLYQVRRNFNSNGDILNFPTTSLALADALRNEIPEMEYVAETDWMNSHGLRVGDKKIFLAGGQVNSDFLKMFPYPLLKGTADVVLKDPYSIVLTESTAKALFGDENPLNQTVRFNNKNDLKVTGILKDLPGNSTFQFKYLVPFSYYEATEAYVKEQRRGSFGENSYQIFTKLKPGTTYAQVAPKIKNIQKREKDSFNAQNSEVIMQPMQNWHLFSEYINGKDTGGFIQYVRMFRVIGVLILLIACINFVNLTTARSEKRAREVGVRKAIGSQRKDLVIQFLAESLVFALLAFVLALIMVQLALPAFNTLTGRTIQLPVFNINFWLIAWGSVLLTALLAGSRPAFYFSSFNPVKVLKGSLHVGKAAALPRKVLVVLQFSCSITLIISTIIIYRQIQHAKDRPTGYDLNRLLVTEINNDLSKNYTILKNELQQQGIVSEMTQASSPATGIYWHGDIDRWPGKHAGESVEMGFIVVSNDYFKTLGFPILQGRDFTGVSDTMSVILNEMAIKRMRLQDPVNQTITFNGRQMRIVGVAKDALMTSPFAAAEPSMFMYSPYPQTFITYRLAPNIKTQDAIARLNTIFNKYSPAFPFSYQFADQSYANKFAQEELIGKLAGIFASFAIFISCLGLFGLAAYVAEQRTKEIGIRKVLGASVWQLWLLLSRDFVLLVLISCVVASPVAWYFLQNWLQKYTYRIHIGLAVFILAGILVLFITIFTISFQAIKAAMANPVKSLKTE is encoded by the coding sequence ATGTTCAAAAATTATTTTAAAACCGCCTGGCGGCATATTGTCCGGAATAAAGGGTACAGTGCGCTTAATATTTTGGGGTTGGGTACGGGCATGGCAGTAGCTTTGTTAATTGGCTTGTGGGTGCATTACGAGTATTCGTACGATAAATTTTTACCCGATTACGAACGCTTGTACCAGGTCCGCCGGAACTTTAACAGCAACGGCGACATCCTCAACTTTCCCACTACCTCGCTGGCTTTGGCCGATGCTCTGCGGAACGAAATTCCCGAGATGGAATACGTAGCCGAAACCGACTGGATGAATTCTCACGGTCTGAGGGTAGGCGATAAAAAAATTTTTCTGGCTGGCGGCCAGGTGAATAGCGATTTCCTGAAAATGTTCCCATATCCCTTACTCAAGGGTACTGCCGATGTTGTTTTAAAAGATCCGTATTCGATTGTGCTGACGGAGTCAACCGCCAAAGCTTTGTTCGGAGATGAAAATCCGCTGAACCAAACGGTGCGGTTCAACAACAAAAATGATTTAAAAGTTACCGGTATTTTAAAAGATTTGCCCGGTAACTCTACTTTCCAATTTAAATACCTGGTTCCTTTTAGTTATTACGAAGCCACGGAGGCTTATGTAAAAGAACAGCGCCGGGGAAGTTTTGGCGAAAATTCGTATCAGATTTTTACCAAATTAAAACCTGGAACCACTTATGCCCAGGTAGCACCCAAAATAAAGAATATTCAAAAGCGGGAGAAAGATAGTTTTAACGCGCAAAACTCGGAAGTGATTATGCAGCCGATGCAGAACTGGCATTTGTTCTCCGAATATATAAACGGCAAAGATACCGGTGGCTTTATTCAATACGTCCGGATGTTCCGTGTGATTGGGGTATTAATATTACTAATTGCCTGTATCAACTTTGTAAATTTAACTACGGCCCGGTCCGAGAAAAGAGCCCGCGAAGTGGGAGTGCGAAAAGCCATTGGCTCGCAGCGGAAAGATTTAGTTATTCAGTTTTTAGCGGAGTCGCTGGTGTTTGCTTTGCTGGCTTTTGTTTTGGCGCTTATTATGGTGCAACTGGCCTTGCCCGCCTTTAATACACTTACGGGTCGTACCATCCAGCTGCCGGTATTTAATATTAATTTCTGGCTAATTGCCTGGGGTAGTGTGTTGCTGACGGCTCTTCTGGCCGGTAGCCGGCCGGCTTTTTACTTTTCTTCCTTTAACCCGGTTAAAGTTTTAAAAGGTTCGCTGCACGTGGGCAAAGCCGCCGCCTTGCCCCGCAAAGTACTGGTGGTATTACAGTTTAGCTGTTCCATTACTTTAATTATTAGTACCATTATTATTTACCGGCAAATTCAGCATGCCAAAGACCGGCCTACTGGTTACGATTTAAACCGGTTGTTAGTAACCGAAATTAACAACGACCTGAGTAAGAATTATACAATACTTAAAAATGAATTACAGCAGCAAGGTATTGTTTCGGAAATGACGCAGGCCAGCAGCCCGGCTACCGGTATTTACTGGCACGGGGACATTGACCGTTGGCCGGGAAAACACGCTGGTGAGTCGGTAGAAATGGGTTTTATTGTGGTAAGCAATGATTATTTTAAAACGCTAGGCTTTCCTATTTTACAAGGGCGGGATTTTACGGGTGTTTCGGATACCATGAGCGTTATTTTGAACGAGATGGCTATTAAACGGATGCGTTTACAAGATCCGGTTAATCAAACCATTACCTTTAACGGCCGTCAAATGCGCATCGTAGGCGTAGCGAAAGATGCTTTAATGACCTCGCCGTTTGCCGCCGCCGAACCTTCTATGTTTATGTATAGCCCTTATCCGCAAACGTTTATCACCTACCGCCTGGCGCCGAACATAAAAACTCAGGATGCTATTGCCCGGCTGAATACTATATTTAATAAATACAGTCCGGCTTTTCCGTTCAGTTATCAGTTTGCCGACCAATCGTACGCGAACAAATTTGCCCAGGAAGAACTCATTGGCAAGCTCGCCGGAATTTTTGCCAGTTTCGCTATTTTTATTTCGTGCTTAGGCTTGTTTGGCCTGGCTGCTTACGTAGCCGAACAGCGCACCAAAGAAATTGGCATTCGTAAAGTATTAGGCGCCTCGGTGTGGCAGCTATGGCTTTTACTTTCCAGAGATTTTGTGTTGTTGGTCTTAATCAGTTGTGTGGTAGCCTCGCCGGTAGCCTGGTACTTTTTGCAAAACTGGCTGCAAAAATACACTTACCGCATTCACATTGGCCTCGCAGTATTTATTCTGGCAGGTATACTAGTCTTATTCATCACTATTTTTACAATTAGTTTCCAGGCCATTAAAGCCGCTATGGCCAACCCGGTAAAAAGCCTAAAGACCGAATAA